One region of Permianibacter fluminis genomic DNA includes:
- a CDS encoding TolC family protein, producing MPTPRTTTEQAILIPDILPDTLVAKWLAQDPVMQAADSSFSVNEAEAAQVDASPYEWTANFSRQQRAYETGPHSNEWNFGIERTFRLPGKVSADEATANALRHIAQARRNQDRRQAIDDLYAAWFDWLQAQSRRQLLAEQYGAANQSVAAVTARVRGGDAALLEQKLAAAELSAIEGELRSAEIAETSAWAMLSARYPVEGYTAPALPDPQPIVHDGSWWQQQIIAASDALDATRANVVAAQASVDRARADRVPDPTIGVFTGREAFGDEQIVGINLSVPFPGARRSQELQKQLALADSAKQQLTLQERLTTGAARAAYATATGTYARWQLAITAARTLQENARLMQKAYTLGEQDFQALLLARRQALTATESEAAARIDALRSYVRLLLDAKVMGTRWWGRHEAQADEP from the coding sequence ATGCCGACGCCACGCACAACAACTGAGCAAGCCATTCTCATCCCGGACATTTTGCCGGACACGCTTGTTGCCAAATGGCTGGCACAAGATCCGGTCATGCAGGCGGCGGACAGCTCGTTTTCAGTCAATGAAGCCGAGGCCGCGCAAGTCGATGCTTCGCCGTATGAGTGGACTGCAAACTTCAGCCGACAGCAACGCGCATACGAAACCGGACCGCACTCCAATGAGTGGAACTTCGGCATTGAGCGCACGTTTCGGCTGCCGGGAAAAGTCAGTGCGGATGAGGCTACCGCCAACGCGCTCCGGCACATCGCGCAGGCGCGTCGCAATCAGGACCGTCGACAAGCCATCGATGATTTGTACGCTGCCTGGTTTGATTGGCTACAAGCGCAATCGCGCCGGCAATTGCTGGCCGAGCAATACGGCGCGGCCAACCAGAGCGTTGCGGCCGTTACAGCACGAGTGCGCGGTGGTGATGCCGCGTTGCTCGAACAGAAACTGGCGGCGGCTGAGCTCAGTGCGATCGAAGGCGAGCTGCGCTCGGCGGAGATTGCCGAAACCTCCGCCTGGGCCATGCTGTCAGCACGCTACCCGGTGGAAGGCTATACCGCACCGGCCTTGCCCGACCCACAGCCCATCGTTCACGATGGCAGCTGGTGGCAGCAGCAAATCATTGCCGCCAGTGATGCGTTGGACGCAACTCGCGCGAACGTAGTCGCGGCGCAAGCCAGTGTTGACCGTGCTCGTGCCGATCGCGTACCGGACCCCACCATCGGCGTGTTTACCGGGCGTGAGGCCTTCGGCGATGAGCAGATTGTCGGCATCAATCTGAGCGTGCCCTTTCCCGGCGCACGACGGAGTCAGGAACTGCAAAAGCAACTGGCGCTGGCGGACAGCGCCAAGCAGCAACTGACACTACAGGAACGCCTGACAACCGGCGCAGCCCGCGCGGCTTACGCAACCGCTACCGGCACCTATGCGCGCTGGCAACTGGCGATCACGGCGGCCAGAACCCTGCAGGAAAATGCCCGGCTGATGCAGAAGGCTTATACCTTGGGCGAGCAGGATTTTCAGGCGCTGCTGTTGGCTCGCCGGCAAGCATTGACAGCGACTGAGTCGGAAGCGGCCGCCCGCATCGATGCCCTGCGCAGTTATGTGCGCTTGTTGCTGGACGCCAAGGTCATGGGGACGCGTTGGTGGGGTCGTCATGAAGCGCAGGCAGACGAGCCCTAG
- a CDS encoding efflux RND transporter permease subunit: MLSRLVQFALTQRTFILILTALLAGVGWYAFRQLPIDAFPDVASTQVKIILKAPGMTPEEVESRVAIPIETEMLGIPQQEMLRTTVKYGIVDLTLNFVDGTDIYWARQQVAERLSGIMSELPSELEGGMAPITTPLGEMFQFVVDNPNMSLMERKALLDWVIRPALRTVPGVADVNVLGGVTRSYEVIPDPVQMAAAALTIDDLQQAITKNNRNDGAGRLREGGEVLLVRSEGNIRDLDDLRTVVVGNRDGVPLRLGDVAELRIGELTRNGVVTDSGKAEAVEGLVLGLAGANARDVVTGIEAKIRELQPGLPEGTTLRVFYNRAALVDHAVGTVAEALAEAIILVLVLLGVFLGDVRAAVTVAVVLPLSALATFILMRQVGMSANLMSLGGLAIAIGMLVDAAVVVVENIVQHLAHDPSAGKLPRLHVIYRAVREVAAPVTTGMGIIIIVFLPLLTLQGLEGKFFVPVALTIAFALASSLLLSLTVIPVLASFLLKSVKHEDPWLPRTLQRIYEPTLQAAFRQPKAIAIGAGVMLLAATAVYFDVGKTFIPTMDEGDIVVGIEKLPTVSLEETAALDLKIQQAIMNAVPEVTAIVARAGSDEIGLDPMGLNQTDTFLVLKPRSEWRMQSKEQLLDELRKVLDELPGTTYSFTMPIEMRVSEMIIGVRGDLAIKIFGPELPVLNQLAADIETAVKTVPGNQDVYTVVNDGVQYLRVVVDRLAAGRFDLSTEEVQEALRMQIQGTEAGTVIEGNRRTPILIRGPENLRTSPGDFSQLRLTTASGETVPLTSVARLERTAGPVKIDRELGSRYSVVIANVSGRDLVGFVEETKRIIAAQVKLPDGYRISFGGQFENQQRAAARLGIVTPLALVLIFLLLFSSFRSVRQSLLVLSNIPFALVGGIFALWLTGEYLSVPASVGFIALLGIAVLNGVVMVSYFNQLHAEGLSVAEAVRVGAIRRLRPVLMTAAITAFGLIPLLFASGPGSEIQRPLAIVVIGGLITATALTLIILPMLYARFAFTSTHTQEEKHHD; this comes from the coding sequence ATGCTGAGTCGTTTGGTTCAGTTCGCGCTGACGCAGCGAACCTTTATCTTGATTCTGACCGCCTTGCTGGCAGGCGTGGGTTGGTATGCATTTCGGCAGCTGCCGATTGACGCCTTTCCGGACGTTGCTAGCACGCAGGTAAAAATCATCCTGAAAGCACCGGGCATGACCCCGGAAGAAGTCGAGAGCCGAGTCGCAATCCCGATCGAAACCGAAATGCTCGGCATTCCGCAGCAAGAGATGCTGCGCACCACGGTCAAATACGGCATCGTTGATCTGACCCTCAATTTCGTCGATGGCACGGACATTTACTGGGCACGGCAACAAGTTGCGGAGCGCCTGTCCGGGATCATGTCGGAGTTGCCGAGTGAGCTGGAAGGCGGTATGGCGCCGATCACCACTCCGCTCGGCGAAATGTTTCAGTTTGTCGTCGACAATCCCAATATGAGTTTGATGGAGCGCAAAGCGCTGCTGGACTGGGTCATTCGCCCGGCGCTGCGGACGGTGCCGGGCGTTGCCGACGTCAATGTGCTGGGCGGCGTGACCCGCAGTTATGAAGTTATCCCTGATCCGGTGCAGATGGCGGCAGCGGCGCTGACGATTGATGATCTGCAGCAAGCGATTACCAAAAACAACCGTAACGATGGCGCTGGTCGTTTGCGCGAAGGCGGTGAAGTGTTGCTGGTCCGTAGCGAAGGCAATATTCGCGATCTGGACGATTTGCGCACCGTTGTGGTCGGCAATCGCGATGGCGTGCCACTGCGGCTTGGTGATGTTGCGGAACTGCGAATTGGTGAGCTCACCCGTAATGGCGTGGTCACCGACAGCGGCAAAGCCGAGGCTGTTGAAGGTTTGGTGCTCGGTTTGGCCGGTGCCAACGCGCGCGACGTCGTGACCGGCATCGAAGCAAAAATACGCGAGCTGCAGCCCGGGCTGCCGGAGGGAACCACGCTGCGGGTGTTTTACAACCGCGCGGCCTTGGTCGATCATGCGGTCGGCACGGTGGCCGAAGCGCTGGCCGAAGCCATCATTCTGGTACTGGTGCTGCTTGGTGTGTTCCTCGGTGATGTTCGCGCCGCAGTCACGGTCGCCGTGGTGTTGCCTTTATCTGCATTGGCCACGTTCATCCTGATGCGGCAAGTCGGCATGTCGGCCAATCTGATGAGTCTGGGCGGCTTGGCGATTGCCATCGGCATGTTGGTCGATGCGGCCGTTGTGGTGGTGGAAAACATTGTCCAGCATCTGGCGCATGATCCGAGCGCTGGCAAGCTGCCGCGCCTGCACGTGATCTATCGCGCCGTGCGCGAAGTGGCAGCGCCGGTGACCACCGGCATGGGCATCATCATCATCGTGTTTTTGCCCTTGCTGACCTTGCAGGGATTGGAAGGCAAATTCTTCGTGCCCGTGGCGCTGACCATTGCCTTTGCCTTGGCCAGTTCGCTGTTGCTGTCACTCACCGTCATTCCCGTGCTGGCGTCGTTCCTGCTCAAATCGGTCAAGCACGAAGACCCGTGGCTACCACGCACTTTGCAGCGGATCTATGAGCCCACCCTGCAGGCGGCGTTCCGGCAGCCGAAAGCCATTGCAATCGGTGCCGGTGTGATGCTGCTCGCCGCAACCGCCGTATATTTCGATGTTGGCAAGACGTTTATTCCGACGATGGACGAAGGCGATATCGTGGTCGGCATCGAGAAGCTGCCGACGGTCAGTTTGGAGGAGACCGCAGCGCTGGATCTGAAAATCCAGCAAGCCATCATGAACGCCGTGCCTGAGGTAACCGCCATTGTCGCGCGGGCGGGCTCGGATGAAATCGGCCTGGACCCGATGGGGCTGAACCAGACCGACACCTTTCTGGTGCTGAAGCCTCGTTCGGAATGGCGCATGCAAAGCAAGGAGCAATTGCTGGACGAACTGCGCAAGGTGCTGGATGAGCTGCCGGGTACGACTTACAGCTTCACGATGCCGATTGAGATGCGCGTTTCCGAAATGATTATCGGTGTGCGCGGCGATCTGGCGATCAAGATTTTTGGCCCGGAGCTGCCGGTCCTGAATCAGCTTGCGGCCGATATCGAGACCGCGGTGAAGACGGTGCCGGGCAACCAGGATGTCTACACGGTCGTCAATGATGGCGTTCAGTACCTGCGGGTGGTGGTCGATCGACTCGCTGCCGGCCGCTTTGATCTGTCGACCGAAGAGGTGCAGGAAGCGCTGCGGATGCAGATTCAAGGCACGGAGGCCGGCACGGTCATTGAAGGCAATCGTCGCACACCGATTCTCATCCGCGGCCCGGAAAATCTGCGTACCTCGCCGGGCGATTTTTCCCAGCTTCGCCTGACCACGGCCAGTGGCGAGACGGTGCCATTGACCAGCGTGGCTCGACTTGAGCGTACCGCCGGTCCGGTGAAAATCGATCGCGAACTGGGTAGTCGCTACAGCGTCGTGATTGCCAATGTCAGCGGTCGCGATTTGGTCGGTTTTGTTGAAGAGACCAAGCGCATCATTGCGGCACAAGTCAAACTGCCTGATGGCTACCGGATCAGTTTTGGTGGTCAATTCGAGAACCAGCAACGCGCGGCGGCGCGCTTGGGTATCGTTACCCCGCTGGCGCTGGTCCTGATTTTTCTGCTGCTGTTTTCCAGTTTCCGCTCGGTGCGGCAATCGTTGCTGGTTTTGAGCAACATTCCGTTTGCGCTGGTCGGCGGCATCTTCGCGCTCTGGTTGACCGGGGAATATCTGTCGGTGCCGGCCTCGGTTGGTTTCATTGCGCTGCTCGGCATCGCCGTTCTGAACGGTGTCGTGATGGTCAGCTACTTCAATCAGCTGCATGCGGAAGGTTTGTCGGTTGCCGAGGCGGTCCGTGTTGGCGCTATCCGCCGGTTGCGACCGGTCTTGATGACCGCGGCGATTACCGCGTTTGGTTTGATCCCGTTGCTATTCGCCAGTGGCCCGGGTTCGGAGATTCAGCGGCCCTTGGCGATTGTCGTGATCGGCGGCTTGATCACCGCCACGGCATTGACCCTGATTATCCTGCCGATGCTGTATGCCCGCTTTGCTTTCACCTCGACGCACACCCAAGAGGAGAAACACCATGACTGA
- a CDS encoding DMT family transporter — protein MQRYALLALLAAALFGISTPLAKALIGDSSPWLLAGLLYLGSGSGLTLVWLVRRANTTSTSPALAAGDWPALAGAVLAGGIIAPVLLMTGLAQSTASSAALLLNLEGVLTTVLAVLLFREAVAARIWWGVALTVLAGALLSWTDGVLSWQALAVAGACFFWAIDNNVTRKISANDAVLLALIKGLVAGVVNVTIALALGATMPDLPKVTALLLLGFFCYGLSLVLFVLALRHLGSARTAAHFSTAPFLGAAVAIVLLGEPLTLMFVLAFALMLVATWLVLTEQHSHEHHHERLVHRHPHCHDDHHQHGHDGSEGPEPHDHEHVHEPITHRHSHLPDIHHRHEH, from the coding sequence GTGCAGCGTTATGCGTTACTCGCCTTGTTGGCGGCTGCATTATTCGGCATCAGCACGCCGCTGGCGAAAGCCTTGATCGGCGACAGCTCGCCATGGTTGCTGGCCGGCCTGCTGTACCTCGGTTCGGGCAGTGGTTTGACGCTGGTGTGGCTGGTTCGGCGCGCCAACACCACGAGCACCAGCCCGGCATTGGCCGCTGGCGATTGGCCGGCGCTGGCAGGTGCGGTGCTCGCCGGTGGCATCATTGCGCCGGTATTGCTGATGACCGGACTGGCGCAGTCGACGGCCTCCAGCGCGGCCCTGCTGCTGAACCTCGAAGGCGTGCTGACTACGGTACTGGCCGTGCTGCTGTTCCGGGAAGCGGTAGCGGCCCGGATCTGGTGGGGCGTTGCACTGACGGTGCTGGCCGGTGCGCTGCTGTCGTGGACGGACGGAGTGTTGTCGTGGCAGGCGCTGGCAGTGGCCGGTGCCTGCTTTTTTTGGGCGATCGACAACAACGTCACTCGCAAGATCTCCGCCAACGATGCTGTGTTGCTGGCGCTAATCAAAGGTCTGGTCGCCGGCGTGGTCAATGTCACCATTGCCTTGGCGCTCGGCGCGACCATGCCTGACCTCCCAAAGGTGACAGCGCTGCTGTTGCTCGGTTTCTTCTGCTACGGCCTCAGTTTGGTGTTGTTTGTGCTCGCCTTACGGCATCTGGGCAGTGCGCGCACTGCTGCCCATTTCAGTACCGCACCCTTTCTCGGTGCGGCGGTTGCTATCGTGCTGCTGGGTGAGCCGCTGACCCTGATGTTTGTGCTGGCGTTTGCCCTGATGCTGGTCGCGACCTGGTTGGTGCTGACGGAGCAGCACAGTCACGAGCATCATCACGAACGCTTGGTGCATCGCCATCCCCATTGCCATGACGACCATCATCAGCATGGGCACGACGGCAGCGAAGGGCCTGAGCCACATGATCATGAGCATGTCCACGAGCCCATAACGCATCGCCATTCGCATCTGCCGGATATTCATCACCGGCACGAACACTGA
- a CDS encoding DUF3240 family protein: MTDVCLFLLGAPELEEQLLDQLLLHPLIRTFTSQAIASHGVHPSELDASEQVLGRGDGVLIQAVLAGSDADALLTDLRRQLAGSKLRYWLCPVLTQGEIE; the protein is encoded by the coding sequence ATGACTGATGTCTGCCTGTTCTTGCTCGGTGCGCCCGAACTGGAAGAGCAGCTGCTCGACCAATTGCTGCTGCATCCGTTGATCCGTACTTTCACCAGCCAAGCCATCGCCAGTCATGGAGTCCACCCGTCTGAGCTGGATGCCAGTGAGCAGGTACTCGGTCGTGGCGACGGCGTATTGATCCAAGCCGTGCTCGCCGGCAGCGATGCCGACGCCTTGCTCACGGACTTACGCCGGCAACTGGCCGGTAGCAAATTGCGTTATTGGCTGTGCCCCGTCTTGACGCAAGGGGAAATCGAATGA
- a CDS encoding efflux RND transporter periplasmic adaptor subunit codes for MSFSLWRSAGISAGLFVSLFFFSVAAHSADGFSVTDEQMRALGVELITLKAQSDAAGARFPAQVVLPPDQENVLSAPFAGVITQMLVQENQKVSTGTALLVLSGPEFGALQLDLVQTSNRLRLARASLQRDQELFAEGIIPRRRLDESDAAARDAEAGQTHSRAALALAGVDAVQLDRIATSAAVSNELTLKAQRSGTVVALAVKTGQRVNAADPLLRLVRSEKLWLDIQVPSGSAVRWQKGQRVHVVGGAEAEVLSASALTSSAQTVTLRAQLRAGASPLRPGEFVQVELPISEASAWEVPLSAIARHDNHSYVFVRDSVNKDSFVAVAVTVLANAGQRAQIQGELKVGQRIAVSSIVALKAAWLGLGGAEEE; via the coding sequence ATGTCTTTTTCCCTATGGCGCAGTGCCGGCATTTCTGCCGGGCTTTTTGTCAGCTTGTTTTTTTTCAGTGTTGCCGCCCATTCAGCTGACGGCTTTTCCGTCACCGACGAGCAAATGCGCGCCCTTGGCGTTGAACTCATCACGCTGAAAGCCCAATCGGATGCCGCTGGCGCCCGTTTCCCGGCACAAGTCGTGTTGCCGCCCGATCAAGAGAATGTGCTGAGCGCACCATTTGCCGGTGTCATCACCCAAATGCTGGTTCAGGAAAATCAGAAAGTCAGCACTGGTACGGCATTGTTGGTACTGAGTGGCCCGGAATTTGGTGCCCTGCAGTTGGATCTGGTGCAGACCAGCAACCGGCTGCGGCTTGCCCGCGCCAGCCTGCAGCGCGATCAGGAGTTGTTCGCGGAAGGCATCATCCCGCGCCGCCGTCTGGATGAGAGTGATGCGGCTGCTCGCGACGCTGAAGCGGGGCAAACGCATAGCCGGGCCGCGTTGGCGTTAGCCGGTGTCGATGCCGTCCAGCTCGATCGCATTGCGACGTCCGCGGCCGTCAGCAATGAGTTGACTTTGAAAGCACAGCGCAGCGGCACCGTTGTCGCGCTGGCGGTGAAAACCGGCCAGCGGGTCAATGCGGCCGATCCCCTGCTGCGGTTAGTGCGATCCGAAAAACTCTGGCTGGATATTCAAGTACCCAGCGGCTCGGCTGTGCGCTGGCAGAAAGGTCAGCGCGTGCATGTTGTTGGCGGTGCCGAAGCCGAGGTGTTGAGCGCCAGTGCACTTACCAGCAGTGCTCAGACGGTCACCTTGCGCGCGCAGCTGCGTGCCGGTGCGAGCCCGCTGCGGCCGGGTGAGTTTGTGCAAGTGGAACTGCCCATTTCTGAAGCCTCCGCGTGGGAGGTTCCGCTCAGTGCCATCGCGCGTCACGACAATCACAGCTACGTATTTGTCCGTGACAGCGTCAACAAAGACAGCTTCGTTGCGGTGGCCGTGACGGTACTGGCCAACGCGGGTCAACGCGCTCAGATCCAGGGCGAGTTAAAAGTGGGCCAGCGCATTGCGGTGAGCAGTATTGTGGCGCTGAAAGCAGCATGGTTGGGCCTTGGCGGCGCTGAGGAGGAATAA
- the cadR gene encoding Cd(II)/Pb(II)-responsive transcriptional regulator: protein MRIGELAAQAGVDVQTIRYYEKAGLMAEPHRTESGYRQYRPEQLDTLQFIRHCRSLDMSLAEVRTLLDFRDHPDRTCTDVDQLIARHIEQLHQRIAQMQQLEQQLKVLQQRCGEQRTAAECGILQSLTTAASDCSCHGAFEADCQASP, encoded by the coding sequence ATGCGTATCGGGGAACTGGCGGCACAGGCCGGGGTGGATGTGCAGACCATCCGCTACTACGAGAAAGCAGGTCTGATGGCCGAGCCGCATCGCACTGAAAGCGGGTATCGACAGTACCGACCTGAGCAACTGGATACGTTGCAGTTTATTCGCCATTGCCGATCGCTGGACATGTCACTGGCAGAGGTGCGCACGCTGCTGGATTTTCGCGACCATCCGGATCGCACATGCACAGATGTCGATCAGCTAATCGCGAGACACATAGAGCAGTTGCATCAGCGTATTGCTCAGATGCAACAACTGGAACAACAACTGAAAGTCTTGCAGCAGCGCTGTGGTGAGCAACGGACCGCAGCGGAGTGCGGCATCTTGCAGTCCCTCACTACCGCCGCAAGCGATTGCAGCTGTCACGGGGCGTTCGAAGCAGATTGCCAAGCAAGCCCATGA
- a CDS encoding cation diffusion facilitator family transporter, whose product MAGCCEHDLCETKTLERQQRRVLWVTLSLNGAMFLAEFIAGWLAGSTALMADSLDMFADAAVYGVSLYAVGHSLQLKARAAVLNGSLQWLLGLLILVEVGRRSWLGTAPEPVAMTVLGLLALLVNTTCFLLLTRFRKGDINLRATWICSRNDMIGNVGVVLAAGLVAWLNSPWPDRVVGFVMAVIILRSAWRILGEAVPLARRPSLTPPASAT is encoded by the coding sequence ATGGCCGGTTGCTGCGAACACGATCTCTGTGAAACCAAGACGCTGGAGCGCCAGCAGCGACGGGTGCTGTGGGTCACCCTGAGCCTGAACGGCGCCATGTTCTTGGCCGAATTCATTGCCGGCTGGTTGGCGGGCTCGACCGCGCTGATGGCGGACTCGCTCGATATGTTTGCCGACGCGGCCGTCTATGGCGTCAGCCTGTATGCAGTCGGCCACAGCTTGCAGCTCAAAGCGCGGGCAGCGGTGCTCAATGGCAGTCTGCAATGGCTGCTGGGCTTGCTGATTCTGGTTGAGGTTGGCCGCCGTAGCTGGCTTGGAACCGCGCCGGAGCCGGTCGCCATGACGGTGTTGGGGCTGCTGGCCCTACTCGTTAACACCACCTGTTTCTTACTCCTCACCCGATTCCGCAAGGGCGATATCAATTTGCGCGCGACCTGGATCTGCTCCCGCAATGACATGATCGGTAATGTCGGCGTAGTGCTGGCCGCCGGCCTGGTCGCATGGCTCAACAGCCCATGGCCCGACCGCGTTGTCGGCTTTGTGATGGCCGTGATCATCCTGCGCTCGGCCTGGCGAATATTGGGTGAAGCCGTGCCCTTGGCGCGCCGGCCGAGCTTGACGCCACCGGCATCGGCTACCTAG